The following DNA comes from Colius striatus isolate bColStr4 chromosome 21, bColStr4.1.hap1, whole genome shotgun sequence.
TCATTTTTGTAATTAGAATGCCCAGAAAGTGACAGTTCCACTTACAACATTCAGCAGGTTTAGATTTGCCAGAACCCCTAGAAGTTAAATTAAGCAGCTAAAAGAGGTTAGCAGGGGCCTGATGACTTGCTGGGAGTTGAGGCAAGGCCCTAAATGATTCTCCCAGGGGATTCCAAATAACACATCTCCAGGTCACCTTTTACAATAGACCCTGCTTGCCCTCAGGAGATAAATCATGCAATTCAACCCAAAGTAATCCCAAACAGGTACAAAAGATGGCAAGGGACTGCTCAAGTTAGCAGAAAGCTCATTAGTCAAGAATAAACATCTGTAGTACCTCCTGAGAGCCCATTAGGCATGAGAGAACACGGTTGTATTTTGATATGCACCTATCCTGGCACTCAACAACATCAAAGACGTTACTAGGTCCATTCTACGAACAGCGAGATACAGTGTAAGATGCACTTGTTACTATCCCAAGTAGTACATGTGTACAACACATTACATGTAGATGCAAGCTCCTGAATGCATGCACCCACACATTCCAGCCTGCAGGACACAGAGTACTCAGGCAGAAGCTGAGGTTCCAGCACTAGGATGACAACATTTAGGAGCCAAGCAACCTGCCCAATATGAAATAGCAAGTTAAGAGTGGATTTTGGAAAAGGAGTcagatggtttttttcctgtctcactAGCTTCACTGCACAAGCTGCAGGAACTACACACAGCTTCATTGGAAAGAGTTTTTACAGTTGCATTTGAACACATCCCTACTCTCAGGCTGCTTCCCTCATTTgaaaggtgctgagggacatggttcagtggtgggcttggcagtgtgaggttagtgctTGGATTTGATGATGtcagaggtcttttccaaccaaaactatttcattattctatgatttcagTTCTCCATTTTCCCTTCTGGAGGTGAACCATGAGCATCAAGCCTCTTGTTCactctttctctgcattttgaGTGCTACCAGTGGCAAAATACAGCAGAATATTGGTGGCCACTGGATATGCAATACACTTATACCAGAAACATTTCTCAAACAGCAGCAGATTTGCTAACAATGCAAAAAGTCTGAGAAAGTTCTTTTAGCATAAAGAGGAACAAAAAGCTTTAGCAACAGCATTATCTGTGTCTGCATGCAACTATGCCTGTCTTTAAATTGAGACACACTCAGATTTAAATAGTTTTAAGAATAATGCAATAAACTGTCTTAAGTCTGAGATTAAAAACTGAACATAGCCCACTTAGGACCTCTGAAGCTAGCACCACATCATCAGTCCATACTATATCCAGGCTTTTTCTCCATGCTGTGCTCCCCACACTTGAATAATATTTCCATCAAGCTGTTTCCTATCTCCTGTGAGTTAACTGACATATTATATCAAGCAACTGTAACTAATATCCAGTAAAAATTACTTACCAGGGGCACAGTCCTTGCAGCATCTTCCATTGAAAAGATGTTCATGTTTTCTGCACTTCAATCCCAAGCAGTGGCTAATAGTGACTGCCAGCAGCAAGAACCAAACAGTAGAAAAATGTGAGTAAAACTGTACAGCTACCATAATGCAGCCCTGCTGTCCCAGCAAGATTCTGAGAGGCAAAGTCTTGGAGAAGTTACTCTAAAATCGCTGGTGACCAGAACAGGTTCATATGTCAGTTGCTGGGAAACTCCCAGCATGTGCTCTACGCCCCCAACTTTTTTCCCACAACTCacaaacctatttttttttttgcagttcacAACTGAAATATTCAAGGTAGAAAGGCAGcatgctgaacagaaaaagatttCTATTTGTGGTTTTAAAGCAGAGTCCCTCCAGCCAGGTACATACCTCTCTAATGTAGTATTAAAGCACAAGCCTTGAATGCCAGGAGAATTAGAGGAGATGATCCTTGTTACTGTAAAGAGGAGTGTTAAAGTAATACAAAGCTAACACCTAAAAGCTTTATGGATGAGAAACAGAGCTCAAAGAGGCTTGCTCCTTGAAAGGCAAAGTACAGACAGTCTCCTGGTCTCACAGTAACGGTCGACCCACGACCTTTATTGCTGCACTAAAAGCCGGCATCGTTAACACATTTGTCAGGGAGTACGGCATCATAAATCACCAGTCATCTCGCTGTTACCCTCAGGAGACAGCAAAAGCTACAGATGGGAAGCATCTACAGTCTGCATTTCAACTCAATGTCAGACTTGCTGCCTTGCCACAAGCTCTGGACTCCAAAGTGGAGACTTTGTGTTACCCCTACCGTTTGCTCCCACAGAAATAAGCTTCCATCAGAGCTGAGGTCTACGAAAGCAAAGGAAGCAATATCCATTACCAGCTCCTCCTGATGCCTATTTGGTTCCACAGAAGCATGTTAACTCTGGAATCCAAACCCCCAAGAAGGGATTCTCCATCCAGCTGTGCAAGCCAGCAACAAAAGGACAGCAACAGAGGAGGCTGAAGAGTATGCTGGCATTGCAGATCTGCCCTCACCTATCAGAAGATTAAACTAAGACTGCATAAGCATAATCTTCTATTGACAGATAAAAGTTCCAAACCGAACAGTGCCAACAACTGGAGTACAGGAATGCAGTCAGAACATTTACATAATTATCATGGCTTAAACTTTTGTCTTAACTAGGCTATGAACATCCACATTGTACAACTGCACATTTACACATCTCATTTTGTGTCAGTTCAAAATACAGGTCATTGCATATTTATGAAGCCTTAGTTAAAACAGCACAGCAACACCCAGCCCTTTTGCCAACTGCTCTAAACCAGCCATACCTATGACTCCTGCTAAGCACCACACTTTTAGAcacaggactttttttttcaataggtCCAGATTTAGCTGTATTAAAATCTCACTACCCTGCAATCAAGTACATGTGGGGTGTTGGTATGGGGGTGGAAGGGAGTGGGGGCTGACTATTGTGGTAGACATTCTAAGCTCATTTTAACATGATATAATCAAGTGACTTCATTCCTCTCTTACAGTTCTTTCAAAATCATAGTTTAACTTGTCTGTCCTCTGAAGAGTTTCACTTTTCCCCTGCTCACTGACAAACCTAagaacagcagcatttccaaagcgtggagaaaagcatttaatgaaaaaagaaagttgtaTATAAAAGACCCTGATACAAGCCatttaacaaaaccaaaacaccaaaaaaggagagggaatactgaaggagaaacagacagcaaTGCTGAGGTTTACATTATATTAAGAGAATAAATTTAATCAAATATAACATCTCACTTGGATTTTCAGACAACCCTTCAGAAAGGGGGTTTTTACAGTAAAGATGGAACcagagtaaaaataaatgttctatTTTAGACAGTAGTGGATATGACCCTGGTGTTACAAGTCGCTTTCCGAGATTACCCAAAACCAGACTGATCAAAAAGCTCCCCAAACGCTGACTGTACATTGCTTCGGCAAAAGCAGTTCAAAAGCAAAGCCAGTATTTCCCCCAGCTCCATCATTCATGAGTTCATCAGCATCATCAGCATCCTTAATTTGCACAAAGGCGAGTAATTATACTAGTTGTAGCAACGGATCTTAGTTAAGTAGCAATCACACACCTAGGTGAATCCCATTGCTCTGTCCAACACCTTCAGGTCCACAAAGAATCCTTCCCCATTGGTGCATTTTAGAACGAAGTTGAAGCTGTAAGCAACCTCAAGTCTCTTCCAGTGCAGTTTCAGACATAAACCTTGTCACACAtaacctcttttctttttacagtaaaAGCAGAAGAGTTTCTCTGTAACGTTTAAGTTGTGCCCCACAGCTCCTAAAGATAGCTCAGGAATTAGAGGGAGAAAGCATTAAATTCTCAACACAAGCAGGTTGAGATATCTCAAGAAAACAGTGGAAGAGGAGCCAATCAGTCTACATACAGATATCCTCATGAGGTCAGAACACACCTATTTGAACCACCATTCCCTTTACAGAAATGAGCATCTTTCAGTGTTATCTGTGATTCCAATGGATCAGCAGCTATGAGGGCAACAAGAGGAGTTAAATACCAAGAAGCCTCCAACTATGATTAACCAAAAGCAGCTGAAACTTCATCTGGATTTACTGTACAAGCCAGGGCAAACTGTCCATTATCTGCCCCATTATTCACGGGCCGCTTTTCCCCTCATACCAACGGCAACAGAGCTGTAGATCTCACGGACGGACGGAAGCTTTCTTTAAGTCTAGGACAAAACACTGTAGGCATATAACACAGATAGCAGCAAAGTAACTCTTGGTCTGTTTGggagttggatttttttttttgaaagctagAAAGTGCTTCAGAGCTCTTGAGGACTGAGCAGGGTCAGAACTCCTCGTGGACGTTCCGTGCGTAGTCCATAAGTTTGCTGCCTGTGAAGTATTCGCTGTATTTCAAGATCTCCTCCAGCTCTAAGTGATGATTCTGATTTTCATCTGCTACTGCTatcatttgctttgcttcatttAGGGCATTGTATTCATTCATAGGATCCATATATTCCTAAAACAAGTAAGACAATTTCATGTCACTAAGCACAGGTTTCCACCCATCAGAATTATCAACCTTAGCTTTATGTAAGCTTCAACATGAGACCAACAGAAGTCATCCTGAAGTGAACATAAGTCATACAAAAAGGTGTCAGCACATATTTTTAATAGGCTTACATCTATCTCCTAGctatttttcccctcacttcTTCCTTGGCTGGTCTAACAGAAATGCAGATTTGCTTAGTTTATGTCAGTATCAACAATAAAAATCATTCTGACATTTTGTGTGCAAACTCAACTCACTATCAAATGTGCTGCTGAAGAAATACCATTTCAAAGTTAAAAAGTGGCACACTATCAATCTGTATGACCTAAATGTTCTTGTTTCTAGACATGACCTTCTTAGAACACATTCAATTTAGAActttcttgttctgtttcaaGCCAGCAGGCAGACATCTCAGAGATCAGAAGTGTCAGAAACAAAGCATTTTGCTCCTTCACCTAACTGGAAGTAGATTAAAAGAAGTTTTTAGGCAGTGAACTTTACTTCATCATGTAGAAGACTAAAGATTATCTTCCATTTATATCCAGCAGATGTGACACATAGGTGTGTGTCTATGTGCATATAACATATACAAAGCTCAGACAGAACAGctattttaatagaaaattcTCAGTTAAAAGGCTATTAACATTGCCCAAGTCATGACATAACTGTTTATCCATACTACCACTATTGTTCATACCCACATATCTGCACACTGAGGAGGTTGGGAACCTTAACATTCATCCTGTCTCAGGGACAAGAGCAACATTTTTAGAGGTTCTCTTTTTCACaaactgcctgtgctgcagtttgaATTCTGCTGGTCAAAGTACAGCCTTACACAGAGTCAGAAATGAGCCATGAGACTCTTTCATTGGCCACAAAACTGCCTCAGCTATAGGGTggtaaaatactttgttttgttctgcagTCTTCTGCAGACAGAAATAATAGAGAAAAGCCTTACTTCAACAAACCAAAGTCCAAAAAGGCCACAAACTAGAATCACACTTGAAAATAACAATTTGGtttataaaagaagaaaaccattcTAAAAGACAAGAGTTCTCTGACACTTCCTGGGGCCCCAGGGCTTGCTGGTGATAGGTTccgtttttcttttgttttatttttagtgctggttttgttgggttttttaaggaTTATCCAGGTTGTCAGTTACTCCTTTTGCAACTGAAAGTATGACTCATTGTCCCAATAACTAGTGCACCTAGTGAAGCCTGTGACATGCACTCCATACTCACACTAGTGTCTATGtgacaaaaaaatccctaaaagCATACCTATGAATAACAGTTATGCTAGGAAAACTCCCCCTCCTCTTTAACAAAAAGCATAACAACACTATCTGCAAGCACCACAGAACAACTCTGTAATCCAAAGGTTTGTAAATAGACACACACACTGTGCTGTCAATACAAATACTTTTGGATCTCACATTCCCCAAAGTAGTTTcaattctgtatttaaaaaaacatcgGTTTTAAAAACATTAGAACTGACTATTTGAGGAAGACTTACCTCCAACTCTTCCATCGTGACAATACCATCATGGTTAGCATCAATGACCTCCTCAAACtccttccttctgtcttttaCCCAGTCATCATCAATATCTTGAGCTTGCTGGTTCTCTACAGTACCGACAGGTAATGAAATGAACTCTGAGAGGGTAAGTTTCTTATCCCCATCTTGATCTGCAACAGAAGTACATAATAACTGAAAAGGATTTGCTTCAGGAACACCAAAAATAAGAAATTCTTTCATGTCAGAGATGGTTTGGTGAAAAATTCTCTGTATTatggcacacacacagcattTTAGAAGGCTAAAGAGCATACACCCAACACACTACACAAAACACTTTGTTGACCTGAGGGACACAGCAGATGGCAAGTTGGGattttttgagggttttttaattggcattgtttattttttcaacaaTCTACTGCAAGGGACATTTTCTTACAGCTGTATCCAGTTTCCTCCTGTGTCAGCATTCATAAAGGACTGTGTACTGGAGTTATGTTGGCTGTGTGTGTCACACACTCGGGCATCACTGGAAACTCTTCATATGTATTAACAGACAGCAAAAATCAGAGTAATCTTCAAGCCAGGTGTTCTACAAGTTCACTTTGTCTCAatagaaaaaaccccatatGTGTCAATAGTTATGAATCTTTATCAACATGTATTTTCTTAGAAGCCTCaaacatttctttccattttcatgaCTGTACATGGCTGCCAGACTGGGGAAGTACAAAGCACCTTCCGACGGAACGGTGACATCAAATTAGCTTACTACATTTTGCTGTTCATCAGATCTTTCTGTTATTGCCACAGTGTCCCTACAATGCAGCAGCACTTGAGTGTGAAGTAGGGTCAGTTGATCCTTTTATGAAGTACTCAGCATACTCTTCTATTATAGAATGTTGTGCTGGTCTTTAACAACCAGAGACCAAATCTACTCTTAAGAAGTGCACAGACAACTCCACAGAGATGTCAGCTTTgtgctgtttggttttcttaCTCATCACATTAGAAGATGTGTAGAACAGAGCAAAGAAGATGTGCAACATCTACCTACATCTACCCATTGCAACCCTACCAACATCTACCCAATAAAATGGTTTGCAAGTAAATAACTCCCAAGAAGTGTGGTTTAAAATGACATACCTAAATCTCTGATGATTTCTTTCACCATGAACTTCAGCATTCCCCTACTATGCTCTGGATGAAGAAAGGATAAGAATTCTTCTTCATTCAACAAGAGGTCAGGAGGTGGGTTGTCAGCTTGGTACCACCGATCCTTCAGGTTATCCAAAACTTCCTGTGCTAGAAATTTAACAGAAGTATTCATGCTGTCACCTTCAACCTAGTTCAAGTTGTTAAAATGTATCTTCCCCTGTTAGTCCAGATGACTTATGAACCagttatttttcagttcagctcccagcAAAAGTGGTGCCGAAAGGAGACAAACTACAATAGGTTTTGGCTAGTTTGTGCTGAAACAACAGGAAAGATTCTTTAAGCAAACAAGTGAActcagagacaaaaataaacatttagcTACACCTGTGTCAAAACTTCAACACATCCAGTGGAAAGTATTGTCAGCTGGCTCTGGTACAGACATCTGAATAATCCAGCTTTTTGCAGTActtgttctgctgcttctttttgtattttgaagCACACTACCAACAGAAATCTTTCAATTCAGACCTAAACCTTATATTTTAGTTATCACTACAATTTattaaagggaaaatatttttgctgcAAGGAGCAGAAGCAAGTTGAAGTACACATGTACAAACAGAAACAATCAGCACCAAAGCCACTTTACATTTCCACTTGTTTCTTTTCACCTTACACCACGCACACAAGCAGATCTGAAGTGCATTTTTCCTCAACTCAACTGAGAATTGTTCATTTGTAGACGAGTTTCCGCTAAAACTGTGTATCtgatctgaagagaaaaaaaaaccccactctgCAACAAACAACATGAATTCATGTGCATGCACCTACTGGTCCTGACCGTAATCAAACCAGAAGAGAATACCTGTGCATTCTTTGTGCGGTGTAAGCATTTTCAAAATTACACACTAGTAAAAAATACTGTCAGTAGCACATCCACTACCTGCAAAAtacatccacacacacacatctaaAGCATTTGCATCTCACACGTTTTCAAAACACTCTGAAAGAAGAGTCTTCAGCTAATGAATTATTAGTTATTATAAGTCATGTCTTAAGTAGCTCCTGCATGCTTTTGGTTGCTGGTttacaacaggaaaagaaaacagtcaTATCTACATTTTCGAAGTGCTAGTTGCAGGTCAGTCGCTAGTTCAGTCTTCTGTGAATGTTCTTTTGTGAAGAGTAAATGAATCCTTCAGAGCCTTCATTAATATGAATCTTGAGGTAGGTTTGTAAATGGTAAGTTTTATCTATATCAAGGACACCAGTAAACACAGAATAATCAAATCACTTGCTTATGGTTTTCCTGTGTAGTCAACCTCAAACATTAGAAGTCACTAGTCAATCTCCCTTTGTCCACCTTTCCTACTCAGCTTCCAACAAAACTGTCAGTCATCAGGTGAAAATGGTGTTATCTgtttaaaagttaaataaagTTGTGTCCCTAGTCTTGCCCTGGCATTCAAACTGTAGTGTGCTCTGCAAAAAGCTAAGAACCTGCCTTAAGACCCAGATATTCAGTTATTTGATATTATACAGGACCAAAGATGAGTACTTTTACACTACACTTGAGTATGAAAAGTTGTGCCAGTCATCCTCAGGAAATGGCAGATAACCTGTTTGATTTTTCCAAAAGAGCCTTGCTACCTAGGTAGAAAGATTATATATACACTTCCCTTACTCAGCAAATCTTTTCTCTGACAAGCACTCCTGTGAAATGCCACTAACCATCCTGTCACAGAGCACGCTGCACAGGTGTTTTCCCTGCCATAAAATTCAAAGGCCCATTTGCATTTCAGTTGCCTTTTGATAAGTGGAAAATATAACATAACCCTCTTTAAAATGACTAATTCCTGCAAGGAAAGGCTAAGGCTCTTTGTTTTACTTAACAGTAAATTTGAACACTTTTACATGGGGGAGAACAGGGAGATTACTCTGTCAAGAGTTGCCTCGTTTACATAGGGACAGATTCAAATGCAAGTTTCAAAAGTAGTAAGGAAGAAATGATCCGTCTCACTAACCTGAAGAATCAATCCATCTCTATAGATAACTTAGATGAACCAATCACTAGGCAACCTTCTACTACTAACTTCCAGTGCACTTTGCAGTGCCTCAGGGTGTATATCTATGCACAACACTGTTTGGAAGCACAGACACCCCTTCCCAATTTTAGAACAGGAATCATTTACAGCAGCTATAACCCGGTTCCTCGTAACAGCAGTCCACAGACACCACCAGTATGATGAATTTTAGCAGACTGTTAAACATAAGTAACTGAAAACTATTCCAACAGGCAGTAACAAATAAGCAGGCATGTTTTTTCAGTGCTGAGTGTTTACATCAAGAACGTTGGGAAGGCAGTTTTCAGTTGGAAAGAATGCTAGCACTTTTTGTCCCGTGTCTTACGCATTTGACGTCGCTATAGATACAGAAAAGCAACTACAACATCCACCCTGCATTAAGAACAGTTTTGACATTCAGGTTctaggaaagtaaaggaaaagatgacacAGACCAATAGTCTGCACTTACTTTCTTCATCTATTTTCAACTCTTCGTTGTTTCTGATCTTCTCTGCAACCTCTTTTTCGTTAAAGCCCTTACTTGCCAAAAACTTGATTTTATATTCATCCCAGGATACATGGCCTGTAAGAAAGAGCTGTATCTCAGAAATGACATGGCATGCTTAACTGACAAGCtttgcacagaatcacagaatggtaggggttggaagggatccttagaggtcatctagtccaacttccctgcagaaaacTATGTGCTAATAAGCATCACACTAAGCTTTATATATAGCAACACAAAAACTATCACTTGATTCACTTTCATGTTTCTTTAGACCAAACAGGCCTTGTGAAAATAACCTCTTTATGTCACCATCCTCACCCTATCCCTGGCAGAGCCACTGACCCTGTTACAGTTTCCTGTGACCACAAGTGAAATAACATGGCAGTCATCACAGAACCATGACACTGACTGGAGCACATTACTACTTTATTGTCTTCCTGTGTGAATAAAAACTACTGTGATTACATGCAGCCCAAAGGAACTTGGATTTTGTCACAGCACATCTCAAGAGCAGTCAGTATGTTTGGCCACTAGCAACTAATGTCATCAGGAGACAGAGGAACTATTCATCTTACCATCACCATCAGGGTCCACAGCTCGGAAGTGCATTTTGTTCTCTTCCACAGCTTCCTGGAAATGCTCATCTGTCTTTTCCATGATCCAACGCTGCATCTCCTTGGCACCTATCTTTTTATCATTATTTATATCTACCCTACAGATAAAACAGTAAATCAGACACAGGAGAGGAGGTGTGATATGTATTTAGAGTCTCAGGTGATTACTTTATTCCATAATAACAAACATAGGTTGCaacagaaaaattatatttatcaTTCTCTCTGAGAAGTTGCACATTCTTTGAACTACAGAGTAAAACAAGTAGCAAGTTAGCCATTAAGTAACTAGGACATCTGGGCTACTACTCAGTGAAAAACATCCAGGGATGCATCTCTCTGCTGTAAGTTCATTCATTTCAATATCACATTTCCGAATAAAGTTTTCAAGTAGATGAAACCAAAATATATCATTCATGTTACTCGGGCTCATTGGCAacttccagctgctgcagacTTTCACCACTTAAAAAACTTCTTCTTAATGTTCCCTCAAACCATTAACTGCCTCTCAATCTATCTTTCCTTTTTAGcttgatcacagaatcttaagggctggaagggaccttgaaagatcgtatagtccaacccccctgccagtgcaggaccacctagattaagtcacacaggaactcatccagctgggtttgaatgtctccagagagggAAACTCCataactcatctgggcagccccttccagtgcttcttcaccctcacagtgaagaaatttttccttgtgtttctttgaaacctcttctgttccagcttgtgcccattgccccttgtcctatcattggccatcactgagaacatcCTGGCTCTTGATAAGCTGCCTCCTTGTGTCTGCCTAGATCACATCACAGCTGTTGTAACcattaaaaacaatgaaaatgtaATGTGAGCATTGTCAGTGGAAGAACTTTCAAACTATTTCATACTTTGACTGTAGCACttgaaaatggggaaaaaaaccaccaaacccaaaaccctCAAGCTTCCTCTGTTACACTGTGATCTCTGCTAATATCTAGCAGCTGATAGCTTTGAATTCTTCACATATTTAAAAGCTCTTCATGTATGTTGGTCCTCTGTTATGAGGCTCACTTTGTTCTGTCAAAGGAGGCAGTGCTATCAAGCTACAGAACTTTTTCTACCTGACCAATCTGACAACCTGCTGCTTCCCTTTAGGTACTACCAATACTGCTTTATTGTATTAAGACATATTTACTCTATCAATTCCATTAATGCTTATTGCATTAAAATTAAGATAAAAGTTACAGTTGGAGAACAAACACAAAGCCAGTAAAGTGCAACCTGATGGG
Coding sequences within:
- the SDF4 gene encoding 45 kDa calcium-binding protein → MMSRQAFLCGLGSLYLSLLFVFLLMDVYARPANNSALKEKPSDSKDENEILPPDHLNGVKMEMDGHLNKEFHQEVFLGKEMEEFEEDSEPRKNRKKLMVIFAKVDINNDKKIGAKEMQRWIMEKTDEHFQEAVEENKMHFRAVDPDGDGHVSWDEYKIKFLASKGFNEKEVAEKIRNNEELKIDEETQEVLDNLKDRWYQADNPPPDLLLNEEEFLSFLHPEHSRGMLKFMVKEIIRDLDQDGDKKLTLSEFISLPVGTVENQQAQDIDDDWVKDRRKEFEEVIDANHDGIVTMEELEEYMDPMNEYNALNEAKQMIAVADENQNHHLELEEILKYSEYFTGSKLMDYARNVHEEF